One segment of Solanum lycopersicum chromosome 1, SLM_r2.1 DNA contains the following:
- the LOC101265591 gene encoding B3 domain-containing protein At3g19184, producing the protein MAELEKKLTYEECRLKRIEENKKRWQELKLTMLAEDVHNATNPKPSPMKKAKPTVRQEVDRSAVRRSNRVADKPPPNYKEVPIEPLGRPRSYKRKDLLNRVYAADEDRQYAIGRAEQLQSELDVDFPSFVKPMLQSHVTGGFWLGLPVHFCKTHLPKHDEYITLVDENGDEFQTKYLALKTGLSGGWRGYALDHELIDGDALVFQLVAPTRFKVYIIRVNQVED; encoded by the exons ATGGCGGAATTAGAGAAGAAGTTAACTTACGAAGAATGCCGATTGAAGAGAATCGAAGAGAACAAGAAGAGATGGCAAGAGCTGAAGCTAACTATGCTTGCTGAAGATGTTCACAACGCTACGAACCCTAAGCCCTCTCCT ATGAAGAAGGCGAAGCCGACGGTTAGGCAGGAGGTGGATCGCTCTGCTGTGAGAAGGTCCAATCGTGTTGCGGATAAGCCTCCTCCCAACTATAAAGAA GTTCCTATTGAACCTTTGGGACGACCAAGAAG CTACAAGCGAAAAGATTTGTTAAATCGCGTCTATGCTGCAGACGAAGATAGGCAATATGCTATAGGAAGAGCAGAGCAGTTGCAATCAGAGTTAGATGTTGATTTCCCAAGTTTTGTGAAACCTATGCTGCAATCACATGTAACCGGAGGATTTTGGCTG GGTCTTCCTGTTCATTTTTGCAAGACACATCTACCTAAACACGACGAATATATCACCTTGGTTGATGAGAATGGAGAtgaatttcaaacaaaatacCTTGCGTTGAAGACGGGCCTGAGTGGTGGATGGAGGGGGTACGCCCTTGATCATGAATTAATTGATGGTGATGCACTAGTTTTTCAGTTGGTTGCGCCAACAAGATTTAAG GTTTACATCATAAGGGTTAATCAGGTGGAAGATTAG
- the LOC101264679 gene encoding B3 domain-containing protein At5g42700, translating to MKDRSLELKGWHKQVVCKKPKKLGSCKKKMAMMHNLYGQIDLATSAKYRAEEVLSRLSTKYPSFMKPMIRSNVSGGFWLSLPRLFCQLHMPRHDITVTLVDESQEEYKTKYLAERNGLSGGWRGFSLSHDLVEGDVLVFQLFRFCKLKVYMVRANYLAEVDAALVLLHLDAHHKQIDPVHQRQHSISMKQVGIKRQRLSSQEGDDYSTENMLHKHSHSTNMFKNLDLPSKGLAYETLTIVDAVKASKLSDPPNGTFSSWNTRPTELEQLEVRPFSSGYSIEPALTLSGAEMIFRP from the exons ATGAAGGACAGGTCATTGGAACTCAAAGGGTGGCACAAGCAA GTTGTTTGCAAGAAGCCCAAGAAACTTGGAAg CTGTAAAAAGAAAATGGCAATGATGCATAATCTTTATGGTCAAATTGATTTGGCAACATCTGCGAAATATCGAGCAGAGGAGGTTCTATCAAGATTGAGCACAAAATATCCAAGCTTTATGAAGCCTATGATCAGATCAAATGTTAGTGGAGGTTTCTGGCTA TCTCTTCCAAGGTTATTCTGCCAGCTGCATATGCCACGGCATGATATAACCGTTACACTGGTAGATGAAAGTCAGGAAGAGTACAAAACAAAATATCTTGCTGAGAGGAATGGACTCAGTGGCGGATGGCGGGGTTTCTCGCTTTCACATGACTTGGTGGAAGGAGATGTTTTAGTTTTTCAGTTATTCAGATTCTGCAAATTGAAG GTGTATATGGTCAGAGCCAATTATTTGGCTGAAGTTGACGCGGCACTTGTTCTTCTTCATTTAGATGCTCACCATAAACAAATTGATCCTG TGCACCAAAGGCAGCATAGTATAAGTATGAAACAAGTTGGGATCAAGCGTCAAAGACTTTCCTCACAAGAAGGGGATGATTATTCTACAGAAAACATGTTACACAAACATAGTCATTCGACGAATATGTTCAAGAATCTTGATTTACCTTCAAAAG GACTGGCCTATGAAACTCTTACTATTGTAGATGCTGTAAAAGCCAGCAAACTCagtgaccctccaaatggtacTTTCTCATCCTGGAACACAAGGCCAACCGAACTTGAGCAGTTAGAGGTGAGACCATTTTCAAGTGGGTACTCCATTGAACCAGCTTTAACTCTATCAGGGGCAGAGATGATATTTAGGCCGTGA
- the LOC101264981 gene encoding B3 domain-containing protein At5g42700 yields MEERNFIPVKRRTKSCKKRQQQVEPHTLKSTSHSSASTSTQTDPLSMIKTVQLDRKKMIPKKPRSVKSKAKQVKSNHPRKAESHSIKRKGSKRTRINDLYDDVEAKYSVMERAEKVLSSLPDEFPSFAKCMLPSNVAHGFWLHLPKSFCNMHLPSSDTTVILVDEWGNEYKTSYLLERNGLSAGWRGFSISHRLLKGDLLIFRLIEPCKMKVYIVRVNGQEVVDAALCLMYWETLNTSTELDLVRKDKRKRKKAKHLAEPFFVDLSKPKEHVQNDSHCTVDLNVSPSEHRSENNSEDLDSEVLQGSDVTNRLQSNEICCSETSFLHDNPHKSVDCR; encoded by the exons ATGGAAGAGAGGAATTTCATTCCTGTAAAACGTAGGACCAAAAGTTGTAAAAAAAGGCAGCAACAAGTAGAACCTCATACACTAAAATCCACTTCACATTCTTCTGCTTCTACTTCAACTCAAACTGATCCTTTATCCATG ATTAAGACGGTGCAGTTGGATAGGAAAAAGATGATTCCTAAAAAGCCTAGAAGTGTTAAATCTAAGGCCAAGCAA GTGAAATCTAATCATCCAAGAAAGGCTGAGAG TCATAGCATCAAAAGGAAGGGGTCAAAGAGGACAAGGATTAATGACCTTTATGATGACGTTGAAGCTAAATATTCTGTTATGGAGCGAGCAGAAAAGGTTTTATCAAGCCTACCAGATGAATTCCCCAGCTTTGCAAAGTGTATGCTCCCTTCAAATGTTGCTCATGGATTTTGGTTG CATCTTCCAAAGTCATTCTGCAACATGCATTTACCTAGTTCTGATACCACAGTCATTTTGGTTGATGAATGGGGCAATGAGTACAAGACAAGCTATCTTCTAGAAAGGAATGGTTTAAGTGCTGGTTGGAGAGGATTTTCCATCTCTCACAGACTACTTAAAGGAGATCTTTTGATTTTTCGCTTGATTGAACCTTGCAAAATGAAG GTCTATATAGTCAGAGTAAATGGTCAAGAAGTAGTAGATGCAGCTCTTTGCCTCATGTATTGGGAAACTTTGAACACATCAACGGAACTTG ATCTTGTACGGAAAGATAAGAGGAAGCGAAAGAAAGCAAAGCATTTGGCAGAGCCTTTTTTCGTTGATTTATCTAAACCAAAAGAGCATGTTCAGAATGACAGCCATTGTACTGTTGATTTAAATGTTTCACCTTCAGAGCATCGATCTGAAAATAACAGTGAAGATTTGGATTCCGAAGTTCTACAAG GTTCGGATGTGACCAACCGCTTGCAATCTAATGAAATATGCTGCTCCGAAACATCATTTTTACATGATAATCCTCACAAGAGCGTAGATTGTAGGTAG